In Jaculus jaculus isolate mJacJac1 chromosome 2, mJacJac1.mat.Y.cur, whole genome shotgun sequence, the genomic window GCACACAGAGAGGGGAACCTAACAGGATCAGATATGAGTTAGCAATAGTTTAgagtttttcttgttattttctttttttttaaagtattaataaaacttttaataaaacatttaaatgaatTAACAGTAGTGcagaaaatatcattaaaatgtttatataactACACACATCTTAAACcatcttttcttgttattttcaaAGGTATTTTAGAATATTGGGGAACTAAGAAATGTATTTTGTGTATTATTACAAACAACTAAAATGTCACATTCTATTTTGTACATTGTGTGATATtgtgaaaaaatgaataaagacatGGTACTTTCCAACGTGTCTAGAAGAATGAAAAAATCTAGGAAGGCTTCAAGTGGTGATTAGGAAGACAATACATTGTGTTTCACTAAGATGTGAGGAAGCAAAGTCTACCATAAGTTTTTGGTTACTGACATCTAGTTAGAGGAATTGAAATTAGACTCAACATGCCTGTTTTCTTCCTGTAGCCCACTCTATtatatcttcatatatatataattgttgcCCATGTGGAAAATGAGGGGAAAATTGCCCAATTTTTACTTTAATTCCAATGCCTTGTGGAAATTCCCAAGTACTGCAAATATCATACTCTGcatctgatttttctttctgattaaTATTCACTGGGTCTCCAACAGAGTTAATAAATTGGGtgtgttttataaattttagCACCTGAAAGATATGCATTGTCTTATAATCAAATGTGCCACACAATGTAACCAACACCCTGAAGAGGGGCTCTGATATATTCTTTAttccatcttttaaaatgtatctttACTCCAAATACCCCAAAATAAAGTTTATAAAGTCAGAATAATTAAAGTCTTACAGGAGAAACTTCTCAAGTACATATACGTCAACATAATAGTGGTATAAAAATCTCCGCATGGTTTCTTGCATTACTGGGAGCAGGCATCACCAAGAATAATAAAGTGCTCAAATATGTGTTGAAGTGAAGTGGCTTCAGAATTACTTGCTACAATTTAGGGAAAATATTTACTGTCTTGAACATCTTTGTCCCTTGAAGTACAGATCTGGGATCCAAGGCACTGGCCCAGCAGTTGAAGGCAATTACTTGAAAGGCAATGACCTGAGCTCCTACATAAATCTAGCATAACACGGTGTCCATGGCTGGAATCTCAATGCACCTATGACAATGTAAGGCAAATTCAGGAGGTTACAGGACCATGTGAGCAAGCTAAACTGGTGAATATCATGGCAAAAGAACCACTGAGATCCAGTTTCAGAAAGATGGTGGAGGAAGAGTTCAAACACCCAAAtattgtcttctgacttccacttgtatgccatggcacatgtgcccacatatatgcatgcataaacattcacaaataaagaagaaaagtgcAGTTACTCTTCTTATAATAAACTAAGTATATCATAAAAATATTGATTTGTCATTTACATATTTCATATTGAAAATACATGGGATCAAATTATTGAGCTCCTGTGTAACAAAaccctactttttaaaatctctgtCATTCCATTAATTTTATATACTGAGATCTCACTTTATGTTCTGGAAAGTGGAGAAGTACTGAAATGCTCATATTTGGGAGAATGTTTACTAGATTCTTGGTTTGAGCATCTGAAGGACTCTGTAAGAAAATCACTTTGATGACATTACACACAATTCTATGGGTAACATACTACCTGTAAGTGGGAAAATGTCACTCCTCTCCAATACACAACTTGCTGCATCTCTACTTCCTGAACTAGCATCTCATGGAGGGTTTGTGCCACAGCGTACACTGCATTGTATAGGTTGTAACTCCAGCTACTCATAGCCATGTCAAAATGATGCCATGGCAACCATTCCAAAGAGCCATTGGATGAACAGTTCTTCAGTGTTTTACAGTGGGATGCTGAGGAAGCACAGTTATAATGCATCCACCCAAATCTGGGCATTAAAACATCTTCTATGTGTTTGGAAGTGTTAACTGtccaaataaattctttaaaatcaGAAATGTCACGATGGTGATGTGAAAAAGTGATGGTCGGATGGGGTAAGTCTTGAGTGAAATCACGGTTTCCCATAATATCCCATTGTGAGACGGTGACCCAGATTCTTCCCATAACTAAATATTCCCATCTTTTAAAGCTCAAACCTAGAGTCGAGTTCATGTCACCATAAATGATAACAACATTTGCCGTGGATGTCACAATTCTCTTATCATATACTTCAGCACTTGTGAGGAATAAATGCATGCTCACTGGAAGTATATTAACAAAGGATGAACAGACTTGTTGTCTTTGCATCTCTTCTCTCATGTCTGAGAGAAACTGAATACCTTGGTCATCATCTAGGATGACCAGCCCCACCCAGGTCCAGCTGAAATGAGACATCAAGGAGACCATGGCATGGGCCAGAAATGTGTCTTTGGGAGCCATCtgatacagataaggaaactgttCCTGGTCACTCAGGATAGGATGAAATGGACCAAAGGTAATCTAGGGAAACACAGAATATTAAAGTGTCATGAGGTAGAATATCAGCATCAGCAAAAAGTGTGACCTAAACCATATTAATCACTAGCTGGAATTAGTAGGAAAGATACTTTATTCTTCCCAGGTTAGTTCTATGCCACTTTCTGACAGAGTCTAGACAATTACTGAGTGGTCTAGTTGTTCTCGAAGGTTCTCTTCATACTTTCCCTGTCATTTTTCTATTATGAACAAGGAAATGTGAATAAGCAGTCAGTCTCTGAGTCATGATATTTTGTGCTACTTAGAACAACATAGTGATAAACTCAGAATGGGCAACCaattaaaatctctctctctcaacctcacCTGTGGAAAACTGAAAAGCTGAAGAAATATTCCAAATCTGGCAGAAGTTTCCCAGTTTGGTCCTGTCAGCACTGCTAATGGTGATTCCATTTTGTTGCAGAAGTAATTAGGGACATTCAAATCTGAACTGTGAAGTAAACTAAAGGTAGTTTTCACTTTTTCCATATCTTCATAAATGTACTGTGGTTTAAATGTAAGAGACATATTGGGTAAAAGGTGAGTGTTCTTGTTGATCTCCCTCATGGCAAAAGCAATTACCAGAATGAACTGGTAATTTACAGTTGGCAACCTGAAAAGCATACATTGCTTGTTAGGGTTAAGGCTCCAAATACGATCACCTTCAAGTCAATTGCGTTGAGTTTTATGTATTGAACAGTAGATTGATTTCTCCCAAATTCTTCTGCTCCCATATTCCAATGGTGAAATAATATCCCTTAATGGGTTAGAACATGAGGCTTTATTGGAGGCAGTAAAGGTATTTCTCAAAAGCTCATGAGTGTGCATCTCATGTGCTTCATGCCTTTGGGAGTATTTATACAGTTTGTTCATCTGGTCATATGAGGCCATAGTGGAAAGAATGGATGACAACCATGGCCAAGATAGTATACCATTACCATCCAAACCACctgtttatttctcaattttagaATAACTTCTTTCTCTAGGAATGGAAGACATAAATAGCTTTCTTCAACCACATATGTTATAACATTTGTTTAGATATTGTACTCTCCTAGTTAAAGCCATGATATAATTCTTGATGAATAAGAGCTTTTAATTTATTGcttttgcaaaaacaaacaaaaaaaccaacaagataTTTATTCTGCTACCTATTCTACTTCTTGTgttctttgagattttttttttttcctgagttagGGTATcacttagaactcactctctagctctaggcaatattttttatttctgtatgttgagtTGAGTCATATTCCAATCTAAGCTAGGTCTTTAATTGATAGAATCATGTTAAATTTTGTTTACTCAATTTGATAGCATTACATGGAACATAGAATTATGTCAGTTGATTTGTAACTcacatgtatttctttctttggtaaTATCTTGACAATGAGTTTTCCATatagtattattttatatgtacatttttataatatatatctaatttttaagtttttctaatAATATTGCTGTACTTAATTAATGATAATTTGTTCTATTGTATTTGTTACTATTATGGGTGAACACCCCTTgatattttcctttatatttaaaatacatttttctataaatgttgTAGTATTTTGAACTTCTACTAAACCAAGTAGTTTAGACCAAATACTCTGAAGTCACCTGGTGTGTCAAATGCTGAAAATTTTCATTGGACTTGTAACTTTTAGTTGCCCCTACCTGAATGAAGTTTTTTGATTTATtcagtatattttaaaacagtttcTTAAGTGAtcttcattatttaaaaacataaattttatttagagTTAGTGAGATCATTGCCATTATGTAATGAATCTATTGCCTTCAGAAATGAAATTTAGCTTTCCATATTTACTTCTGTTTATATTACCTTAAAATTAACACTATTCCCAAATTTTAAGGGGttatttttcaaagaagaaattttgaagtttttatttctGCCTTTAGTTTTGAATTTGGTTTTCTAGTATTTGAGCACATTGAACTGCAGTGTCAAAGTTCCTAAAGAAAGCCACAGCTATCTCAACATTCCACCAGGATGTCTGACTGATTAGAATTTCAGTGATAGTAAGGAGTTTGAATGTGGCAGGGTGGAAGCCAAATTACCTTGTGTGCCCTTACCCCTTAAAAAGTCATTTATTGTCCATATCCATGTATGACAAAACCTTCATGACTATTACAAAatcatcttggggctggagagatggcttagtggttaagcacttgcctgtgaagcctaaggaccctagttcaagcctcaattccccaggacccacgttagccagatgcacaagggggcacacgtgtctggagtttgtttgcagtggctggaagccctggcacgcccattctctctctctttctgtctgactctttctctctctgtctgtcactctcaaataaataaataaaacaaacaaaaaaatcaccttGTACAAATACTCCCAGGTTACACCAACCAAAAGCTAAGAATATCATCACAAAGCACCTGTGGcctatgagggttttttttttctgctttactCTAATACAACTGCCTAATGTTTCTACCAGTGTATCTGAAAAGTGTCTAACTTCATGACTATTTTGCTCTGTGATGATAAGATCTTCATGAAATGATTACCATATTGGATCATGATATTTGGGGCAAACCTAAGTCTGTATTTCCTCACTCATATTTGCCTGAAGAGTAAAGGGTCTCTTATGACCAGTTAGTGACAGCTCTATTTCTTTTTGACATTGTTAGTATGTTAACCAAATGCACAGTACCACAAACAATCCACTGTCACTGGAAGAGTTTCCCAGACCAGAGCCAGTTACCAGTGTGTGTGATTACTTCTGCCTAGCCATCACTTACTACTCTTTGAGTGGGTatttgttgcaatcaggttcacattgctgtcagaaatcacccaacccagagtcACTTTTGGGGAAAAACAGTTTACTGtggcttacagacccaaggggaggatccatggaggcaggagaaaataatggcataagtagagggtggacatcacctccctggccaacataaggtgaataagagcaacaggaaaatgtgccaaacactggcaaggggaaactgactacaatacccataagcccaccccccaacaatacactgcctccaggaggagttaatccccaaatctctatcagctgggggcctagcattcagaacaccaaagtttatgggggacacctaactcaaatcaccacattctgccccggcccccataaactgataaccatacaggATGTAAAATGCAAAACATTCAGTCCAACCATAAaagaccccatagtttttattaatcccaatgatgttcaaacattcccataatacAAGGTCATTTAATTCAgcagtaataccaaaaaatatcccctcaaacccataatggtacagaatgaacattcacactgcaaaagatggcactgggcaaagcaaggaaatattcaaccaacacaagatataaaacaaccagggcaaacatcagattCTGTACTTttaagaccaacaactctagttagtgacaagtcTTTAAGACCAATAATTCTATCCAGCCACAAGTCTCTGGAGCTCccattccacccctctagctaggctactcacatgcctggaaaacttcattcagtgccagcagctctccttggcagc contains:
- the LOC101611716 gene encoding vomeronasal type-2 receptor 116-like, with product MREINKNTHLLPNMSLTFKPQYIYEDMEKVKTTFSLLHSSDLNVPNYFCNKMESPLAVLTGPNWETSARFGIFLQLFSFPQITFGPFHPILSDQEQFPYLYQMAPKDTFLAHAMVSLMSHFSWTWVGLVILDDDQGIQFLSDMREEMQRQQVCSSFVNILPVSMHLFLTSAEVYDKRIVTSTANVVIIYGDMNSTLGLSFKRWEYLVMGRIWVTVSQWDIMGNRDFTQDLPHPTITFSHHHRDISDFKEFIWTVNTSKHIEDVLMPRFGWMHYNCASSASHCKTLKNCSSNGSLEWLPWHHFDMAMSSWSYNLYNAVYAVAQTLHEMLVQEVEMQQVVYWRGVTFSHLQVLKFIKHTQFINSVGDPVNINQKEKSDAEYDICSTWEFPQGIGIKVKIGQFSPHFPHGQQLYIYEDIIEWATGRKQVPLSVCSVPCRPGFRKSPQDGKADCCFDCTPCAENEISNVTYTDQCVKCSSDEYANTDQTQCIQKIVTFLDYEDPLGMALACAALCFSTLTALVLGIFVKHQDTPIVRANNHTLSYILLISLMCCFLCSLLFIGHPNTATCILQQITFGLVFTVAVSAVFTKTVTVVLAFKATAPGRRMRCLLVSGAPNFIIPICSLIQIILCTVWLRISPPFIDRDAHSEHGQITIMCNKGSATAFYCVLGYLGSLAIASFTVAFLARNLPDTFNEAKFLTFSMLVFCSVWVTFLPVYHSTKGKAMAAVEVFSILASSAGLLGCIFAPKCFIILFRPDRNSLQKFIYKAHT